In Natronomonas salsuginis, the sequence ACCAGTATTAAGACGCCGATGAGGACCGCAGCGACTGGGTCAGCGATGGGTAAATCGAATATGACGACGGCTAATGTGGAGATGATCACCGCGACTGAGCCACCCGCATCGCCGAGGAGATGGTAGAATGCTCCGCGCTCGTTGAGACTCATTTCCCTTCCTTGGACGATATAGACTGACCCCAAATTGATAAGTAAGCCACCGACGGCGATGATCAACGTCATCGTGGGATCGATCGAGACCGGGTCCAAGAATCGGTGATAGGACTCCCACAGAATATATCCGACCATCGGAACGAGCAGTATCCCGTTGAGAAACGCAGCGACTGGCTCCAATCGATGAAGACCATACGACCACTCATCCCTGCCTTCGAACTGTTCTGCGGTGTAGCTCGCTCCGAACGCCATCGCGTACGCGAGCATGTCGAACAGCATGTGAAATGCATCACTGAGGAGGGCGACCGAACCGAAGAGGAGTCCACCAGCTAGTTCGGCAAGAAAGCCAAGGAAATTCACGACCGCTACGAGCGCAAGTCGGCACGTATTGCTGCTCGTTTCGGTTGCTAGTTCATGTTTCTCCGTCTCTTCATGGGTATGTCCGTGTCGACTCATACGTTCCAACCTAACAAATTCATAATTCGGTATTACGTCTTAAGCGTCAGCTGCTCTCTGTCTCCGGAGTGATTCGAGAGAGCCGCATAGCGTTCCCTGTCACAGCCATTGTCATCCCGGCGTCGCCAGCGAGGACGGCGAGCCAGATCGGGACGTATCCGAACGGGACTGCGACCGCCAGCCCGGCTTTGACAGCGAGACTCGACCAGATGTTCTGCCGGATGACACCGTTCGCATCATTTGCGAGTTCGTAGAGGTATGGGAGCTTTGCGAGGTCATCGCTCATCAAGGCGATATCCGCGGTCTCCAGCGCCGTATCCGTTCCGGCAGCCCCCATCGCCACGCCGACTGTGGCGGTGGCGAGCGCCGGTGCGTCGTTGATTCCGTCACCGACCATCGCAACCCCGTCAAACTCGTCAACGAGTTTCTCGATCGCGGCCACCTTCTCTTCGGGGAGTAGTTCGGCCTGGTACTCGTCGACACCGATCTGGTCGGCGATCGCACGGGCAGTCCGCTCGTTGTCGCCCGTCAGCATCACCGTTCGGGAGACACCGAGTTGCTTCAGTCGCGACACTGTTCGCTTCGCCTCTGGACGAATCTCGTCGGCGACTGCGATGACGCCTTCGAGTTCGTCTTCAGTGCCGACGAGCACAACCGTCTTGCCTTCAGCTTGGAGTTCAGGGACGGTTCCTTCGAGAAGGTCGAGACAGTTGTTCCGGTCGCACATCTGCCGGGCCGTCTGTGTCACGACGCCACCATCGGTCGTCGCGTGAACGTGCGAAAGGTCGAACCCTAATTCCTCGAATAGTCCCGGCTTGCCTGCGAAATGAGGGGTGCCGTCGAGATCAGCACGAACACCCTTCCCGGTGATGCTCTCGAAGTCATCGATCTCGCGCTCAGCGACTCCAACGCTGCCGGCTTCAGCGACGATTGCCTCGCCGATTGGGTGTTCACTCCGTTGTTCGAGCCCACGTGCACACCGGAGGACGTCTTCCTTTGAATTCTCGTTCAAAGCAACGACATCGGTGACGGTGAGCTCCCCTTTCGTGAGCGTCCCGGTCTTGTCGAACGCGACGACGTCGACCGCGCCCATCGCTTCGAGGTGATTACCGCCTTTGATCAGGACGGCGTTCTTCGCGGCACTCGTAATTCCCGATACCACCGAGACGGGCGTCGAGATGACGAACGCACAGGGACAGGCCAACACCAACAGCGTCAGTCCGTAGACGACGGCCGTAGACCAGGTCGTGCCGAGGATGTACGGGCTTCCCACCGTCGTCATGATGGCGAAAGCGACGACGACTGGCGTGTAGTACGTCGAGAAGCGCTCGACAAACTGCTCACGCTCGGTCTTGTTCGACTGGGCGTCCTCGACCATTTCGACGATACGCGAGAGTGTGTTATCACCGGCTTCAGAGGTAACCTCCACCTCGAGATACCCCTCCTCGTTGATAGTGCCGGCGTACACCTCGTCGCCCGTCGTCTTGTCGACGGGGACGCTTTCACCCGTGATCGGTGCCTGGTTGACGGCGCTTTCACCGTTGACAACAGCCCCGTCCATCGGGATTTTCTCTCCCGGTTTGACGACGACAACGTCACCCACGGCGACCTCGTCGACGGGAACCGTCTCCGTACTACCGTCCCGTTTGACGGTCGCTTCATCCGGAGAGAGATCCATCAGTTCTCGAAGCGAGTTCCGGGCGCGATCCATCGAGTACCGCTCCAGCAGTTCAGCAACGCTAAACAGGAACGCGAGTGTGGCGGCCTCGAAGTAGAGTGCCTCACCGAAGACGATACTCGCAATGAGTGCTCCGATGATAGCCACCGACATCAGGAAGTCGATGTCGAGGTTCAGATTCCGCGCCGAGTAGTAGCCGTTGCGAAGGATCTCCTGGCCGCTGGTAGCCACTGCAATCAGAAACAGTACGTCGGCGACGAGCAGATCCGTACCAATAAGACCTGCAATCTGTATATTTTGACCAGTTAGGAAGAACTCGAAGAGTAAGCCGAGGGCAACGAATCCACCGCTCACCCACGTCTTGAGTGCTCGTGAACTCGTCCAGATACTCTGGCGATTCTCTGTCTGTTCCTGCCGTCCTGATTCATCGCTCGACGTGTCTGTCACCTCGTACCCAGCGCTTTCGATAGCGTCGATCACATCGGCTTCGCCAACTCTCGAAGAATCGTACGTGACGACGACGGTTCCGGTCGTCGGCTGAGTGTCATATGTTGTGACTCCACCGACTCGGTCGAGAGCATTTTCGATTTTGCCCGCGCACGAAGGGCAATCCATCTCTGGGACCGTGAATCTCGAGGTCACTTCACCGGTGTTCTCCACGGTGTATCCAGCCTTTTCAACACGATCAACTATCGCGGTGGCGTTCGTCTGTCCGCGGTCGTAGGAGACTGTCAGCGTTCCCGTCGTCACTTATGGATCGACGCTTTCGATACCGTCTAGATTTTCGACGCTGTTTTCCACCTTTCCTGCGCAGGATGGACAATCCATCTCCGGAACAGAGAACTGTGCAACGTCTCCTTGGCCTAGCTGTGGGGCAACGTCATCATCATCATCATCTTGTCCAGTGTGCTGGGCGTACTCGTGATCATCGTGATCGTGGTCATGTGTATGGCCCTGCTCGTGAGGATCCTCTCCGTTGTTATGGGTGTGATCCGGTGGTTCACCACTTCCGTTGTAGGATTCCTCGTCAGGTGGGGTCATTACATCCTGCTATCCATTACAGACTTATTAAATTAGCTGCTATTGACTACCCATATAATATCAAGATGTACTAAAAAAATTAGATTAAGTTATTAATACAGCCGTTAATTCGTTTCTTCCTTGGGTTCTAGTCCGAGCTGCTCGATACTCGCTGTGTTTGATCTTGAGGA encodes:
- a CDS encoding heavy-metal-associated domain-containing protein, whose translation is MTPPDEESYNGSGEPPDHTHNNGEDPHEQGHTHDHDHDDHEYAQHTGQDDDDDDVAPQLGQGDVAQFSVPEMDCPSCAGKVENSVENLDGIESVDP
- a CDS encoding cation diffusion facilitator family transporter, which produces MSRHGHTHEETEKHELATETSSNTCRLALVAVVNFLGFLAELAGGLLFGSVALLSDAFHMLFDMLAYAMAFGASYTAEQFEGRDEWSYGLHRLEPVAAFLNGILLVPMVGYILWESYHRFLDPVSIDPTMTLIIAVGGLLINLGSVYIVQGREMSLNERGAFYHLLGDAGGSVAVIISTLAVVIFDLPIADPVAAVLIGVLILVSAGKVFRGSTSILLE
- a CDS encoding heavy metal translocating P-type ATPase produces the protein MDCPSCAGKIENALDRVGGVTTYDTQPTTGTVVVTYDSSRVGEADVIDAIESAGYEVTDTSSDESGRQEQTENRQSIWTSSRALKTWVSGGFVALGLLFEFFLTGQNIQIAGLIGTDLLVADVLFLIAVATSGQEILRNGYYSARNLNLDIDFLMSVAIIGALIASIVFGEALYFEAATLAFLFSVAELLERYSMDRARNSLRELMDLSPDEATVKRDGSTETVPVDEVAVGDVVVVKPGEKIPMDGAVVNGESAVNQAPITGESVPVDKTTGDEVYAGTINEEGYLEVEVTSEAGDNTLSRIVEMVEDAQSNKTEREQFVERFSTYYTPVVVAFAIMTTVGSPYILGTTWSTAVVYGLTLLVLACPCAFVISTPVSVVSGITSAAKNAVLIKGGNHLEAMGAVDVVAFDKTGTLTKGELTVTDVVALNENSKEDVLRCARGLEQRSEHPIGEAIVAEAGSVGVAEREIDDFESITGKGVRADLDGTPHFAGKPGLFEELGFDLSHVHATTDGGVVTQTARQMCDRNNCLDLLEGTVPELQAEGKTVVLVGTEDELEGVIAVADEIRPEAKRTVSRLKQLGVSRTVMLTGDNERTARAIADQIGVDEYQAELLPEEKVAAIEKLVDEFDGVAMVGDGINDAPALATATVGVAMGAAGTDTALETADIALMSDDLAKLPYLYELANDANGVIRQNIWSSLAVKAGLAVAVPFGYVPIWLAVLAGDAGMTMAVTGNAMRLSRITPETESS